From Geomonas agri, one genomic window encodes:
- a CDS encoding DUF3426 domain-containing protein: MILQCDQCNTKFRLDDSKLKPGGVKVRCSKCRHVFVAGAEQKAEESDFDALLSGLGAQAPAQAEPQQVAAQAGKETPPEFGAEASQPEQDDLAGFSFEPEAAAPVTAATPTATEAAGAGDIDFGDINVETGMPAGKEAPAAPADSGFDEFEFSEEPVASAPKAPAAAGADFDFGEFSFDESPAAKEEPAPAAAEPALDFGELSFDEPAPAANKEEAAPAATDTLEFGEFSFEETASAPKQEATASAEPAADAFDFGEFSFEENSAGSEPSPPEAPAAAVDYGELSFDEAPAAAKEEVAPAAESSEFGDFSFDEPAAAPAEEPATAAGADSFDFGDFSFEEPALSAQEEPAGPEAGTFSFEDTLAEAPSEGAVESSAVDNAAAQGEEAAPAKDEDFSFGDFSFSDTPKAEPESERSVPVAVAAAGLAGAVAAAAATGDKEVAAVSGATAEAKPAAKSSLDFSFGDKSFAAAVPEEGFEEELPPLSISSRRKGRSVLTIAIVAICVVVVLALSGAGLYLLQKGPEAMKKLDQYGIGFVAKWFGMEVPEEGRITIKNALASFHQNKEAGELFVVNGEVVNSYRKARASIQIKVSIFDKAGKVLLQKTAYCGNRLSSEQLGTLPMAKIESIMNNQFGDSLSNLGVKPDQSIGFVVAIANVPKEAADFGVEVVGSTVASGQ; encoded by the coding sequence ATGATTCTCCAATGCGACCAGTGCAATACGAAGTTCAGGCTGGACGATTCCAAGCTGAAGCCGGGCGGTGTCAAGGTCCGCTGCTCGAAGTGCCGGCACGTCTTTGTGGCCGGTGCCGAGCAGAAGGCGGAAGAGTCGGACTTCGACGCCCTTTTGTCCGGACTGGGGGCGCAGGCCCCGGCACAGGCCGAACCACAACAGGTTGCCGCTCAGGCCGGCAAGGAAACGCCCCCCGAATTCGGTGCTGAAGCGTCCCAGCCGGAGCAGGACGACCTTGCCGGTTTCAGCTTCGAGCCCGAAGCAGCAGCACCCGTGACCGCTGCCACCCCGACAGCCACCGAAGCTGCCGGCGCAGGGGATATTGATTTCGGTGACATTAACGTTGAGACCGGTATGCCCGCCGGGAAGGAGGCTCCGGCCGCCCCTGCGGACAGCGGGTTTGACGAGTTCGAGTTCAGCGAGGAGCCGGTGGCAAGCGCCCCGAAGGCTCCGGCCGCGGCAGGGGCTGATTTCGATTTCGGGGAATTTTCCTTCGACGAGTCCCCTGCGGCCAAAGAGGAACCGGCGCCGGCAGCCGCAGAGCCCGCACTGGATTTCGGCGAACTCTCCTTCGATGAGCCTGCCCCGGCAGCCAATAAGGAGGAGGCCGCTCCGGCAGCAACGGATACGCTAGAGTTCGGCGAATTTTCTTTCGAGGAAACCGCGTCTGCGCCCAAGCAGGAGGCAACTGCCTCCGCCGAGCCTGCGGCTGACGCCTTCGACTTCGGCGAGTTCTCCTTTGAGGAGAACTCTGCCGGGTCCGAGCCTTCTCCCCCGGAAGCGCCTGCCGCCGCAGTGGATTACGGCGAGTTGTCTTTTGACGAGGCACCTGCAGCCGCCAAGGAGGAAGTCGCACCTGCCGCGGAATCATCGGAGTTCGGGGACTTCTCCTTCGATGAGCCGGCTGCTGCTCCTGCGGAAGAGCCTGCCACTGCGGCTGGCGCAGATTCTTTTGACTTCGGCGATTTCTCGTTCGAGGAACCGGCGCTTTCCGCCCAGGAAGAGCCTGCCGGACCGGAGGCGGGGACCTTCTCCTTCGAAGACACCCTGGCAGAAGCGCCCAGCGAGGGTGCTGTGGAAAGCTCGGCTGTTGACAATGCAGCTGCTCAAGGGGAGGAAGCTGCCCCGGCCAAGGACGAAGATTTCAGCTTCGGTGATTTCTCCTTTTCCGACACGCCCAAGGCCGAACCCGAGAGCGAACGTTCTGTTCCTGTGGCAGTTGCCGCTGCGGGATTGGCAGGCGCTGTGGCTGCAGCCGCTGCCACAGGCGACAAAGAGGTAGCAGCCGTGTCTGGCGCAACCGCCGAAGCGAAGCCGGCCGCCAAGTCCTCTCTCGACTTTAGTTTTGGTGATAAGTCATTTGCTGCTGCCGTTCCGGAAGAAGGGTTCGAAGAGGAACTGCCGCCGCTGTCTATCTCCTCCAGGCGCAAGGGTCGTTCCGTGCTTACCATCGCCATTGTCGCCATCTGCGTGGTCGTGGTACTGGCCCTGAGCGGCGCCGGGCTGTATCTGCTGCAAAAAGGCCCCGAGGCGATGAAGAAGCTGGACCAGTACGGCATAGGTTTTGTCGCCAAGTGGTTCGGTATGGAGGTCCCGGAGGAGGGGCGCATCACGATCAAGAACGCCCTGGCTTCCTTCCACCAGAACAAGGAGGCCGGTGAACTCTTCGTGGTTAACGGCGAGGTGGTCAATTCTTACCGCAAGGCGCGCGCCTCGATCCAGATCAAGGTGAGCATCTTCGACAAGGCAGGCAAGGTGCTGCTGCAAAAGACCGCCTACTGCGGTAATCGCCTTTCGTCCGAGCAGTTGGGCACGCTCCCCATGGCCAAGATCGAGTCCATCATGAACAACCAGTTTGGTGACTCGCTCTCCAATCTCGGCGTCAAGCCGGACCAGTCCATCGGCTTCGTGGTGGCCATCGCCAACGTGCCCAAGGAGGCTGCCGATTTCGGCGTCGAGGTGGTCGGTTCCACGGTGGCCTCTGGGCAGTAG
- the pstB gene encoding phosphate ABC transporter ATP-binding protein PstB yields the protein MNTNKVQLEQVNIHFGKTHAVRDISMTFPENSVTAIIGPSGCGKSTLLRSMNRMHDLVPSARVTGKILVDNGDIYDKGVDPVAIRRRVGMVFQKPNPFPAMSIYDNVIAGYKLNGRLPREEADEIVESCLNRVALWDEVKDRLKSNAMMLSGGQQQRLCIARTIAVKPEVILMDEPASALDPISTLKIEELIEELKERYTIIIVTHNMQQAARVSDYTAFLYMGDLVECGETKKIFTTPEEKRTEDYITGRFG from the coding sequence ATGAACACCAACAAGGTACAACTGGAACAAGTCAACATACACTTCGGCAAGACCCATGCGGTGCGCGACATCAGCATGACCTTCCCGGAAAACAGCGTCACCGCCATCATCGGGCCGTCCGGTTGCGGCAAGTCCACGCTGCTGCGCTCCATGAACCGGATGCACGACCTGGTTCCATCCGCACGCGTCACCGGAAAGATCCTGGTCGATAACGGCGACATCTACGACAAGGGAGTGGACCCGGTCGCCATCCGCCGCCGCGTCGGCATGGTGTTCCAGAAGCCGAACCCGTTCCCGGCCATGTCCATCTACGACAACGTGATCGCCGGCTACAAGCTGAACGGCAGGCTTCCGCGCGAGGAGGCGGACGAGATCGTCGAGAGTTGCCTGAATCGCGTGGCGCTCTGGGACGAGGTCAAGGACCGCCTCAAGAGCAACGCCATGATGCTCTCCGGCGGGCAGCAGCAGCGCCTTTGCATCGCGCGCACCATTGCGGTCAAGCCGGAAGTGATCCTCATGGACGAGCCCGCCTCCGCACTCGACCCCATCTCAACCTTGAAGATCGAGGAACTGATCGAGGAGTTGAAGGAGCGCTACACTATCATCATCGTCACTCATAACATGCAGCAGGCCGCGAGGGTTTCTGACTACACCGCCTTCTTGTACATGGGGGACCTGGTCGAGTGCGGCGAGACCAAGAAGATCTTCACCACCCCCGAGGAGAAGCGGACCGAGGACTACATCACGGGGCGTTTCGGCTAG
- the pstC gene encoding phosphate ABC transporter permease subunit PstC, whose protein sequence is MELEMRSCCTHETDGSAAASKRTEPALARKLGGDAVFRYLTTIFAFSILAILALMLYEMAGESLPAIKEFGWNFVKSKEWDAVQGHFGALPYLYGSVVSSVLALLLATPLSIGAALFITEIAPGRLGSLVAPLVELLAAIPSVIYGLWGVLVMAPWLQSTVQPYLIEHFGFLPFFDGAPYGVSMLAAIFILMIMVVPIITSITREVLLAVPQSQKEAAIALGATRWETIRVAILPYGKSGILGAAILGLGRAIGETMAVTMVIGNAPNISLSLLSPAYTMPSVIANEFAETTSKLHASALMEIGLILMVVTLIVNALARLLIWSVSRSAKGGVA, encoded by the coding sequence GTGGAGTTAGAGATGCGTTCCTGCTGCACACATGAGACGGACGGCTCAGCCGCGGCAAGCAAGAGAACCGAACCGGCCCTGGCCAGGAAACTGGGTGGAGATGCCGTCTTCCGTTACCTGACCACCATTTTCGCCTTCAGCATCCTTGCCATTCTGGCGCTCATGCTTTACGAAATGGCAGGCGAGAGTCTGCCGGCCATCAAGGAGTTCGGCTGGAACTTCGTGAAGTCGAAGGAATGGGACGCGGTGCAGGGACATTTCGGCGCCCTCCCCTACCTGTACGGTTCGGTGGTCTCCTCGGTGCTGGCCTTGCTGCTCGCTACCCCGCTGAGTATCGGCGCCGCGCTCTTCATCACCGAGATCGCCCCAGGGCGCCTCGGCTCCCTGGTGGCGCCGCTGGTGGAACTGTTGGCCGCCATCCCCTCGGTCATCTACGGCCTTTGGGGCGTGCTGGTGATGGCGCCCTGGCTGCAGAGCACGGTCCAACCGTACCTGATAGAGCACTTCGGCTTCCTCCCGTTCTTTGACGGGGCACCCTACGGTGTCAGCATGCTGGCCGCCATCTTCATCCTGATGATCATGGTGGTGCCCATTATCACCTCCATCACCCGTGAAGTGCTGTTGGCAGTGCCGCAGAGCCAGAAGGAGGCCGCCATCGCCCTGGGTGCGACGCGCTGGGAGACCATCAGGGTCGCCATCCTCCCCTACGGCAAATCCGGGATACTGGGAGCCGCCATCCTCGGCCTGGGACGTGCCATCGGCGAGACCATGGCCGTCACCATGGTAATCGGCAACGCGCCCAACATATCACTCTCGCTGCTGTCACCCGCCTACACCATGCCCAGCGTGATCGCCAACGAGTTCGCCGAAACCACTTCCAAGCTGCACGCCTCCGCGCTCATGGAGATCGGTCTGATCCTCATGGTGGTCACCCTGATCGTGAATGCCCTGGCGCGGCTTTTGATCTGGAGCGTGTCCAGAAGCGCCAAGGGAGGCGTGGCATGA
- a CDS encoding N-acetylmuramoyl-L-alanine amidase → MKRREFVKYLGLAAPYCRWLACRTVAAQGSLLLAPLWNGSAQAAPGAPLVPVTDLKHWSTPYYTRVSITLDQEVRFEHHKLPNRLYLDLQGTHLNPGVKDLTIGDGLLKSVRIAQFAASTVRVVLDLDSIKEYKVFTFSEPYRVIVDVKGDRRQEISASKEVIESAPAEPKSVERVNPPEKPKAVEKGKQAKFKPGRIRRIVIDPGHGGHDPGAVSPSGTREKDIVLQIGLDLAQKVREELGVDVVMTRSTDVFIELQERTAIANKVGADLFVSIHANASLNRNANGIETYYLNLAKTEKVAQLAAKENGTSLEKVSTLQAILFDLMANYKLNDSAHLADEVQKALYKKAQTGYPTVKNLGVKQGPFYVLVGATMPSILVETAFLSNERDEQKLKDPHYQALTADGILAGIKGYITSINKA, encoded by the coding sequence ATGAAGCGCAGGGAATTCGTTAAATACCTGGGGCTTGCCGCACCCTACTGCCGCTGGCTCGCCTGCCGGACCGTAGCGGCGCAGGGCTCGTTGCTGCTCGCGCCGCTTTGGAATGGCTCCGCTCAAGCCGCCCCCGGCGCGCCCCTGGTCCCGGTCACCGATTTGAAGCACTGGTCCACCCCGTATTACACCAGGGTTTCCATCACGCTGGACCAGGAGGTGCGCTTCGAGCACCACAAACTCCCCAACCGGCTCTACCTCGACCTGCAGGGGACCCATCTCAACCCTGGCGTCAAGGATCTCACCATCGGTGACGGCCTGTTGAAGAGCGTGCGCATCGCCCAGTTCGCGGCCTCCACGGTGCGGGTGGTGCTCGACCTGGACAGCATCAAGGAATACAAGGTCTTCACCTTTTCCGAGCCGTACCGCGTCATCGTGGACGTAAAGGGCGATCGCAGGCAGGAAATCTCCGCCTCCAAAGAGGTGATCGAGAGCGCCCCTGCCGAGCCCAAGAGCGTGGAAAGGGTCAATCCGCCCGAGAAGCCCAAAGCAGTGGAGAAAGGGAAACAGGCGAAATTCAAGCCGGGACGGATCCGCAGGATCGTGATCGACCCGGGGCACGGCGGTCACGACCCCGGCGCGGTGAGCCCGTCGGGGACCAGGGAGAAAGACATCGTGCTCCAGATCGGCCTGGACCTGGCGCAGAAGGTAAGGGAGGAATTGGGCGTCGACGTCGTCATGACCCGTTCCACCGACGTCTTCATCGAGTTGCAGGAGCGCACCGCCATCGCCAACAAGGTGGGAGCCGACCTCTTCGTCTCCATCCACGCCAACGCCTCGCTGAACCGCAACGCCAACGGCATCGAGACCTACTACCTGAACCTTGCCAAGACCGAGAAAGTGGCACAGTTGGCCGCCAAGGAGAACGGGACTTCGCTGGAAAAAGTCAGCACCCTGCAGGCCATTCTGTTCGACCTGATGGCCAACTACAAGCTGAACGACTCGGCCCACCTGGCCGACGAGGTGCAAAAGGCGCTTTACAAGAAGGCGCAGACCGGCTACCCGACCGTGAAGAACCTGGGGGTAAAACAGGGTCCCTTCTACGTCCTGGTAGGCGCCACCATGCCCAGCATCCTGGTGGAGACCGCGTTTTTAAGCAATGAAAGGGACGAGCAAAAGCTCAAGGATCCGCACTACCAGGCTCTCACAGCGGACGGCATCCTAGCCGGGATCAAGGGGTACATCACTAGCATCAATAAGGCGTGA
- a CDS encoding DUF1573 domain-containing protein, whose amino-acid sequence MRHLRLVYLLFLLVTLCSATIVQAAPELAVERGSFNFGSVAQGKKVQHTFTIKNNGDAPLQIKKLDASCGCTAAKPSTSVVPPGKSAEIEVTFDSGSFSGKVTKTVTLTSNAGKSPVYTFTIEGTVLEQLQVSPRQVSLGAVSSSSATQAKVNIANNSSVTIKLLNVTVTSSSLLIRPTIKKAELKPGESGVIEISVLAKPEAKILSGYLHISTSLPQKKEITVPVYGSIPK is encoded by the coding sequence ATGAGACACCTCCGCCTTGTATACCTTTTATTCTTATTGGTCACTCTGTGCAGCGCCACCATCGTCCAGGCCGCACCGGAGCTAGCCGTCGAACGGGGCAGTTTCAACTTCGGCAGCGTAGCCCAGGGGAAGAAAGTCCAGCATACCTTCACGATCAAAAACAACGGCGATGCTCCCCTGCAGATCAAGAAACTGGACGCATCCTGTGGCTGTACTGCCGCCAAGCCCTCCACATCGGTGGTCCCCCCCGGCAAAAGCGCCGAAATAGAGGTCACATTCGATTCAGGTTCGTTTTCCGGGAAGGTCACGAAGACCGTGACCCTTACCAGCAATGCCGGCAAAAGCCCTGTTTACACCTTTACCATTGAAGGTACGGTGCTCGAGCAGTTGCAGGTATCACCGCGGCAGGTAAGCCTTGGCGCCGTGAGCAGCAGCAGTGCTACTCAGGCCAAGGTCAACATCGCCAATAACAGTAGCGTGACGATAAAGCTTTTGAATGTAACCGTCACCTCCTCTTCGCTGCTGATCAGGCCGACGATCAAAAAAGCGGAACTGAAACCAGGGGAGAGCGGCGTGATCGAGATCTCCGTGCTGGCCAAGCCGGAGGCGAAGATCCTGAGCGGGTACCTGCATATCAGCACCAGTCTTCCGCAGAAGAAAGAAATCACTGTACCGGTGTACGGCTCCATCCCGAAGTGA
- the pstA gene encoding phosphate ABC transporter permease PstA yields MMQSVTYRKLKNHLMSGLMLVCTLAVLIPLGLIFFHILKMGLSSLSLDFFTHVPAPTGEPGGGMANGMFGSAIMIAGASLIGLPIGILGAIYLSEFGGSRVSTVIRFAADVLSGTPSIITGMVAYTLLVVPMKGFSGLAGSVALAMIMIPIVLRTTEEQLKMVPGSLREASLALGVPFWRTSLKVTLRSALSGVLTGILLAVARIAGETAPLLFTALGNQFWSKNVLQPMAALPLQIFSFAIAPYEDWHRLAWAGALVLVTVMFALSLTARYFGRTRQAG; encoded by the coding sequence ATGATGCAGAGCGTTACCTACCGCAAACTGAAGAACCACCTGATGAGCGGGCTCATGCTGGTCTGCACTCTGGCCGTATTGATTCCGCTGGGGCTCATCTTCTTCCACATCCTGAAAATGGGGCTGAGTTCGCTCTCACTCGACTTCTTTACCCATGTGCCCGCGCCGACAGGTGAACCGGGAGGGGGGATGGCCAACGGCATGTTCGGCTCGGCCATCATGATCGCCGGCGCCTCGCTGATCGGGCTTCCCATCGGCATACTCGGGGCCATCTACCTGTCCGAGTTTGGCGGCTCCAGGGTCTCCACCGTGATCCGTTTCGCCGCCGACGTCCTTTCGGGGACCCCGTCCATCATCACCGGCATGGTCGCCTACACGCTGCTCGTGGTACCCATGAAGGGCTTCTCCGGCCTGGCCGGATCGGTGGCGCTAGCCATGATCATGATCCCGATCGTGCTACGCACCACCGAGGAGCAGTTGAAGATGGTCCCGGGTTCGCTACGGGAGGCATCGCTGGCCCTCGGCGTCCCCTTCTGGCGCACCAGCCTCAAGGTCACCCTGCGCAGCGCACTGTCCGGCGTGCTCACCGGCATCCTTCTGGCCGTGGCCAGGATCGCGGGCGAAACCGCGCCGCTCCTGTTCACCGCGCTCGGCAACCAATTCTGGAGCAAGAACGTGCTGCAACCGATGGCGGCGCTCCCGCTGCAGATCTTCAGCTTCGCCATCGCCCCCTACGAGGACTGGCACCGCCTTGCCTGGGCCGGCGCGCTGGTGCTGGTGACGGTCATGTTCGCCCTGAGCCTCACGGCCCGCTACTTCGGCAGGACCAGGCAGGCAGGGTAA